The proteins below are encoded in one region of Pomacea canaliculata isolate SZHN2017 linkage group LG7, ASM307304v1, whole genome shotgun sequence:
- the LOC112567891 gene encoding uncharacterized protein LOC112567891, producing the protein MPYSERGVPDDTDGPPVTRLYHRGQGHSGRWPGDCVTCGRDVASFLHSLRVGVTENVTTTATSVTSTNGGTTPPCLQWRDVLVLDWCDVSDDSGMVKGLKGAGIPVQVMKDDDMEDVATAHSDVVCVTSGDRVCGLERKVVVCLNDLVTTRMFSMSRCTSQLLIVSKRRVSDVITH; encoded by the exons atgccgtacagtgagcgaggtgtacccgacgacacagacggcccgccagtcacacgactgtatcaccgaggtcaaggtcactcaggtcgctggccaggtgactgtgtgacgtgcggtcgtgacgtggccagcttcctacacagtctccgtgttggtgttacag aaaatgtcacgacaacagccacGAGCGTCACCTCCACCAACGGCGGCACAACACCgccctgcctgcagtggagagacgtgctggtgttggaCTGGTGTGACGTTAGTGACGACTCGGGTATGGTGAAGGGACTGAAAggagcgggtatcccagtgcaggTGATGAAGGACGATGACATGGAAGACGTTGCAACGGCCCACAGTGACGTGGTGTGCGTGACGAGTGGAGatcgtgtttgtggtctggagagaaaagttgttGTCTGTCTGAATGATCTAGTTACAACCCGGATGTTCTCCATGTcgcgctgtacgtcacaacttttGATTGTATCAAAAAGAAGAGtatctgacgtcatcacacATTGA
- the LOC112567474 gene encoding uncharacterized protein LOC112567474, translating into MAIQWLRCGHDVYVVSTCDGSEAACMMLYHLLLQSVKTQQSAGVSPGQPHPLKYLKYDLCKGKDVEKAVNALSQAARGGSLYVIVDEVSGSYFHTVCDKLLTQVPDLHLWPGSRAGYVYH; encoded by the exons atggccatacagtggctgcggtgtggtcacgacgtctacgttgtcagtacttGTGATGGGAGTGAAGCAGCGTGCAtgatgttgtatcacctgttgctgcagtcagtaaagacacaacagtcagcaggtgtatctcccggtcagcctcaccctCTTAAGTATTTGAAGTATGATCTTTGTAAAggtaaagacgtggagaaggccgtcaacgccttgtcacaggcagcaagaggagggtcgttgtacgtcatcgttGATGAAGTGAGCGG gtcATACTTCCACactgtgtgtgacaagctgctgacacaagttcctgaTCTCCATCTGTGGccg ggaagtcgagcaggataCGTTTATCACTAA
- the LOC112567475 gene encoding tigger transposable element-derived protein 1-like, translating into MRLSDIAAKYRMSRSTISTILKLKEQLKEANVSKGVSTLTKQRPKIKEEVEKLLLVYINEKQLEGVSISESFICEKALTTYEDLQKKTPGTSAARNFVFKASRGWFEKFRHRTGIHCVTRHGEAASSDKAGAEKFVQEFRQIIEEGGYIPQQVFNADETGLFWKKLPNKTYITKEEKALPGHKSMKDRLTLLLCSNASGDLKLKPLFCPDCERIPTEEHLSLKCLLLDNAPAHPPNLNEYLEGEFDFVHVRYLPPNTTPLLQPMDQQVISNFKKLYKKALFKKCFDVRNDTNLTLKDFWENHFHVLNCVHLIDSAWNQVTYRTMNSGWRKLWPDCVPERDFEGFEQDIVDDIVSLGQSIGLEVDNDDVEELVEEHDNELTTEELQHLQAEQEKNLAENISSEREEEGKEEFPSSMIKEIWFTRESLLRHTGIEPKRPSDQMPAVLALFPQLVETTTDYMYFIVDFSIVIYPIYTQCTQYC; encoded by the exons atgcgtctgtcggatattgCCGCCAAATACAGAATGTCAAGGTCGACAATCTCGACGATTTTAAAGCTAAAGGAGCAGCTTAAAGAAGCTAATGTTTCGAAAGGAGTGAGtactttaacaaagcaaaggcctaaaataaaggaagaagtagaaaagttgTTGCTTGTGTATATAAACGAGAAGCAGTTAGAAGGTGTTAGCATCAGTGAGTCGTTCATTTGTGAGAAGGCGCTGACAACCTACGAagatttgcagaagaaaaccccAGGGACAAGTGCTGCgaggaattttgttttcaaagccaGTCGAGGCTGGTTTGAGAAATTTAGGCACAGAACAGGCATCCACTGCGTCACAAGGCACGGGGAGGCAGCGAGTTCTGACAAGGCAGGGGCCGAGAAGTTCGTACAAGAATTCAGACAAATCATAGAAGAAGGAGGTTACATACCGCAACAGGTTTTTAACGCGGATGAGACAGGACTGTTTTGGAAGAAGCTGCCGAATAAAACGTACATTACGAAGGAGGAGAAAGCACTGCCAGGGCACAAGTCTATGAAAGATAGGCTAACTCTTCTATTGTGCAGTAACGCCAGTGGGGATTTGAAGCTGAAGCCGCT TTTTTGCCCCGACTGTGAAAGAATACCTACAGAAGAACACCTGTCCCTCAAATGCCTTCTGCTGGATAATGCTCCAGCACACCCTCCAAATCTCAACGAGTATTTAGAAGGCGAGTTCGATTTTGTTCATGTGCGCTATCTGCCACCAAACACAACCCCTTTGCTGCAGCCTATGGATCAACAGGTCAtttcaaacttcaaaaaacTGTACAAGAAAGCCTTATTCAAAAAGTGCTTCGATGTAAGGAATGATACCAACTTAACTCTCAAGGACTTCTGGGAGAATCATTTCCACGTTTTGAATTGTGTTCATCTTATTGATAGCGCTTGGAACCAAGTGACCTACCGTACGATGAATTCAGGATGGAGGAAACTCTGGCCTGACTGTGTGCCAGAGCGAGATTTTGAAGGATTCGAACAAGACATTGTTGATGACATTGTTTCCCTGGGCCAAAGCATAGGGTTGGAAGTGGATAATGACGATGTTGAAGAGCTTGTGGAGGAGCACGATAACGAACTCACTACTGAAGAGTTGCAGCACCTTCAGGCTGAGCAAGAAAAGAATTTAGCTGAGAATATATCTTcggagagggaggaagaagggaaggaGGAATTCCCAAGTTcaatgattaaagaaat CTGGTTCACaagggaaagtttgctgcgccacacgggtatcgaacccaAGCGCCCCTCAGATCAGATGCCGGCGGTCTTAGCACTGTTTCCACAGCTTGTGGAGACAACTACTGACTACATGTACTTCATAGTTGACTTCAGCATTGTGATATACCCAATATACACTCAGTGCACTCAGTACTGCTAA
- the LOC112567476 gene encoding uncharacterized protein LOC112567476: MATFVRERTPENVEEAATLAQQFTEARHSTEQHATSQHLAKYHVVTQQQMWTEGPREAAVPTRALGQNRGRLQCYHCGQEGHMRKDCPRWKATGTPTTEEAVIRTINIIDEGKLALCTECTQSVKTASFRKAVRVNNPPATALRNTGADMLCIRGDLIPDPCFTGRKQRIRYANTGSTYAPLALVYSESPYYRGKEEAALIPRLVEEVIIGNTLRTELGEKLQVPVYKETGLTIGGADALVTALSSGGMGNRGDGLGVKVT, translated from the exons ATGGCCACGTTCGTCCGCGAGCGCACTCCTGAGAATGTTGAAGAAGCGGCAACGCTAGCACAGCAATTTACCGAGGCAAGGCACTCAACTGAGCAGCACGCCACATCCCAGCATTTAGCCAAGTACCATGTCGTAACCCAGCAACAGATGTGGACTGAAGGTCCGAGGGAGGCGGCAGTGCCCACTCGGGCCCTTGGTCAGAATCGGGGAAGACTGCAATGCTATCATTGCGGCCAAGAGGGTCACATGAGGAAGGACTGTCCACGGTGGAAGGCTACTGGAACGCCGACAACAGAAGAAGCCGTCATACGGACGATCAACATCATCGATGAAGGGAAGCTAGCGTTGTGTACAGAGTGCACCCAAAGTGTGAAGACGGCCAGTTTCAGAAAGGCCGTTCGAGTGAACAACCCCCCGGCCACTGCGCTGCGAAACACGGGGGCAGACATGTTGTGCATCCGAGGCGACCTCATCCCTGACCCATGCTTCACGGGTCGTAAACAGCGGATACGCTATGCGAACACAGGATCGACGTACGCCCCACTGGCCTTAGTCTACTCAGAATCCCCCTATTACCGTGGAAAAGAAGAGGCAGCGCTCATCCCCAGGCTTGTGGAGGAAGTGATCATCGGTAACACACTCAGGACCGAGCTGGGCGAAAAGCTGCAGGTGCCGGTGTACAAAGAGACAGGCCTGACGATAGG TGGAGCGGACGCGCTAGTCACCGCGCTGTCATCAGGTGGAATGGGTAACCGTGGGGACGGGTTAGGGGTCAAGGTGACGTGA
- the LOC112567892 gene encoding uncharacterized protein LOC112567892 has product MSAHPSSGQGKRPKGGGGSQSSRAGGGVKVYLHAVTDEQAALLTDTVNTRPLEEVKKNTGADIEFDPNPSPVPGMKILIIRGLPSQIEAAVRLISQKSGLKDPLPDQAQTFWLQWVEAAFLISTLAPTSCLLST; this is encoded by the exons atgtctgctCATCCGTCGTCTGGtcag GGTAAGCGACCTAAAGGAGGAGGTGGTAGCCAGAGTTCTAGAGCCGGTGGtggggtcaaagtttacctacacgctgtgactgatgaacaggcggcactacttacagatacag taaacacacGTCCTCTGGaagaggtaaagaaaaacacaggcgCTGACATAGagtttgaccccaacccctcacctgtaccaggtatgaagattcttaTCATCCGCGGTCTTCCTTCTCAGATCGAGGCTGCAGTCAGGCTCATCAGCCAGAAGAGTGgtttaaag GAcccattaccagaccaggcccagacattctggctacagtgggtggaggccgcgttcctcatctcgactctcgcgcctacttcctgcctcctgtctacgtaa
- the LOC112567477 gene encoding tigger transposable element-derived protein 1-like has protein sequence MNFVFKASRGSFEKFRHRTGIHCVTRHGEAASSDKAGAEKFVQEFRQIIEGGYIPQQVFNADETGLFWKKLPNKTYITKEEKALPGHKPMKDRVTLLLCSNASGDLKLKPLLVYHSDNPRVFKKNNVIKQKLPVMWRSNSKAWVTRQFFVEWVTKVFAPTVKEYLQKNNLPLKCLLLLDNAPAHPPNLNEYLEGEFDFVHVRYLPPNTTPLLHSMDQQVISNFKKLYTKALFKKCFDVRNDTNLTLKDFISTF, from the coding sequence atgaattttgttttcaaagccaGTCGAGGCTCGTTTGAGAAATTTAGGCACAGAACAGGCATCCACTGCGTCACAAGGCACGGGGAGGCAGCGAGTTCTGACAAGGCAGGGGCCGAGAAGTTCGTACAAGAATTCAGACAAATCATAGAAGGAGGTTACATACCGCAACAGGTTTTTAACGCGGATGAGACAGGACTGTTTTGGAAGAAGCTGCCGAATAAAACGTACATTACGAAGGAGGAGAAAGCACTGCCAGGGCACAAGCCTATGAAAGATAGGGTAACTCTTCTATTGTGCAGTAACGCCAGTGGGGATTTGAAGCTGAAGCCGCTGTTAGTCTACCATTCAGACAATCCAAGAGTATTTAAGAAGaacaatgtaataaaacagaaattgcCTGTTATGTGGAGGTCTAATTCTAAGGCCTGGGTGACCCGCCAATTTTTTGTTGAGTGGGTGACCAAAGTTTTTGCCCCGACTGTGAAAGAATACCTACAGAAGAACAACTTACCCCTCAAATGCCTTCTCCTGCTGGATAATGCTCCAGCACATCCTCCAAATCTCAACGAGTATTTAGAAGGCGAGTTCGATTTTGTTCATGTGCGCTATCTGCCACCAAACACAACCCCTTTGCTGCATTCTATGGATCAACAGGTCAtttcaaacttcaaaaaacTGTACACGAAAGCCTTATTCAAAAAGTGCTTCGATGTAAGGAATGATACCAACTTAACTctcaaggacttcatttccacGTTTTGA